The following are encoded in a window of Rubellicoccus peritrichatus genomic DNA:
- a CDS encoding beta strand repeat-containing protein, which yields MKSKPLYPYLKWYNIPKVFWGVALCFSSLQAQFVYFESFRDETAPGWTLTEGGTTPGARLTAGATPTAQDPESGDPELDTSGNGWLRLGTTTGNQDNAAYLDTSIPSSANEITVSFDFTAWDTSSGTGADGLSVFLWDADVTYDEGANGGSLGYAQKTGVTGLDGAFVGVGLDVWGNFSNATEGRTGSDPSMTSGGSSANPGFLPNQVVVRGPDDSALQDGTGNYYYLAGTGGNNYTTAGDDAIQDLVDFNPGNGNLAFPTQDFRPDQDATQYRRFEMTLDENDLLTVSIEFGFGTGLIELYTVDLSTFTRPENLRIGFGAATGGVNQVYEVRNLLVTADGLDDTWYWTDAQVSNDRLWSSATNWTPQSVPGEAGNLYADVVFSNQFSTSPLENATITVDGGNKTLADIFFSGQYGFTLDPDTNQTFIMDTNGSGASEINILNNPEGNANHAINLDLDLQNNLEVNNLVDQTLTLAGDVDTNGNDITVNSVGTTTMSGVISEGADVVKEGNGTLVLSGNNTYTGTTTITDGIIQIENSNGLGNSSGNTVVQDGGTLALAGGISVPVGEQIDIAGAGEAGLGAISNTSGSNTWAGDVDLTADSTIGAQAGTLTFNAADDIDAAGFDLTFNTQSGSTIDVERLITDSAGTSDMIIEGEGTTIFNANNTYSGETIVNGGTLQIENAGGLGDTTNGTTVNDGGTLAFANGVTVSSAETYTVTGNGAAGKASIWSESGNNEVDGQITITGGSATFGAEAGSRIRLDGGIAGADQDAIVTGDGTVVWANPTSYTGDTIINSGTLLFEDGDNRINDASDVIVNAGGLLDMNDRSDTVASVSGAGSIDLGNATLTAGGGNVDTTFSGDISGTGNFTKAGTGTTTFSGSNTFTGELSVDAGTVAIGADNVFSDSMDLRLDGGTFATDGFADTLDNLILDSNSIIDFMGTTGGFLTFDDMTRNGGTLTVDNWAGSLSGTGNTRLLVTASSLGGDLINNIDFSGYGGAQLINISGSLYEVVPTITGFAIWDDGAGNNQWENAANWVGDVVPTNAPGAQLYFGDDAGNSQQTVVLNGNSRTVGNMIIDGTGNRNYRFRANGGAQDLTFDNNGSQATLIVTGTEANSIGFSNNANRRINIVMDDDLLISNNSTDATGLTFGTSNGGHTFDTNGNALTVTGSSTTVIHNQITDTGSITLDGPGTLNLTDTNNTYSGGTILNDGTLVASSDAALGTGTLTINGGTLSAGSADRTLTNAYAINNSFTVGDFDGSDLELSGNGTIAAGDQSVTVDTGLTFTVSGDLTGAGAFIKEGDGTTVFSGDNSTFSGGLTVNDGTVQTNVTTAVTLGGTQANENYLGSGDVTVNSGGTLDIDTTQDVDLVSGATFTNTGGIVTVDADTDFFQNGTFDQSGGTTTINVTDDYEIGSGASLAVSGGTMTINADDQFTTSGGGGTVSVSNGGTLNVDISTVGGAEDNFFLNQNDTLTVDGSGTALNITGESDSNIDLEGRVNITNSGVVEVFAGETNLSDTTILDGGSTGTAGTLIVHGDLNVQTPGLANDPNITINADSGDTEIAAISGIESIENIGTLTKTGVGTTTINSSVNNIQADNILINGGTFLNGASDQIENETPMELAGAEWATGGFDEVLGTLTLSDTSTIDLGNGDSVVNFADSSGQAWTGDTIAFVENWTGSASGGGTDQLIFGNSSSALTQGQLNQIVFVNPAGFASGWYSAQILSTGEVVPLNPVPEPSTYAFGGALIGLLAWIERKRLRSYLSRLKSAE from the coding sequence ATGAAGAGCAAACCTCTATACCCGTACCTAAAATGGTACAATATTCCCAAGGTATTTTGGGGGGTTGCGCTATGTTTTTCCTCTTTGCAGGCGCAGTTTGTGTATTTTGAGAGTTTTCGTGATGAGACAGCTCCTGGATGGACCTTGACCGAAGGTGGGACCACTCCGGGAGCACGTTTGACAGCAGGAGCAACCCCTACAGCTCAAGACCCGGAAAGTGGTGATCCGGAGCTAGATACCTCCGGTAACGGTTGGTTGCGCCTCGGTACAACAACCGGGAATCAGGATAATGCTGCTTATCTCGACACGAGTATTCCGTCATCCGCTAATGAAATCACCGTTTCATTTGATTTTACTGCCTGGGATACGAGTAGTGGCACTGGTGCGGATGGCCTTTCGGTTTTCCTTTGGGATGCCGATGTCACTTACGATGAAGGCGCCAATGGTGGATCTCTGGGTTATGCTCAGAAAACTGGCGTTACCGGTTTGGATGGGGCTTTTGTTGGCGTTGGTTTAGATGTTTGGGGTAATTTCTCAAATGCTACTGAAGGGCGAACAGGTTCTGATCCGTCAATGACTTCCGGCGGCTCAAGTGCAAACCCAGGGTTCCTACCGAATCAGGTGGTTGTTCGTGGCCCAGATGACAGTGCGCTTCAGGATGGCACGGGTAATTACTACTATCTTGCTGGTACGGGCGGCAATAACTACACAACTGCTGGCGATGATGCGATTCAGGATCTTGTTGATTTTAATCCAGGCAATGGTAATTTGGCTTTCCCAACACAGGACTTTCGTCCCGACCAGGATGCGACTCAATACCGTCGCTTCGAAATGACGCTTGATGAAAATGACCTCCTGACGGTTTCAATTGAGTTCGGTTTTGGGACTGGCTTGATTGAACTCTACACTGTGGATTTGTCGACCTTCACGAGGCCTGAAAACTTGCGCATTGGTTTCGGAGCGGCCACCGGTGGTGTTAATCAGGTTTACGAAGTTCGTAACTTGCTAGTGACCGCAGATGGACTGGATGATACATGGTATTGGACAGATGCGCAGGTAAGTAATGATCGTCTTTGGAGTTCTGCCACTAACTGGACGCCGCAATCTGTTCCAGGTGAGGCAGGGAACCTTTATGCTGATGTGGTTTTTTCCAACCAGTTTTCCACTTCGCCTTTGGAGAATGCAACGATCACAGTAGATGGTGGAAACAAGACACTGGCTGATATCTTTTTCAGCGGGCAGTACGGCTTCACTCTGGATCCGGATACGAATCAGACCTTCATCATGGATACCAATGGTTCGGGCGCGTCGGAGATTAACATTCTCAATAATCCGGAGGGTAATGCCAACCATGCGATTAACTTGGATCTGGATCTACAGAACAATCTTGAAGTTAACAATTTGGTCGATCAGACACTGACGCTTGCCGGTGATGTTGATACAAACGGCAACGATATCACAGTTAACTCTGTCGGAACCACGACAATGTCTGGTGTTATCAGCGAAGGTGCAGATGTTGTGAAAGAAGGTAATGGCACTTTGGTTCTGTCGGGCAATAATACCTACACAGGTACGACCACGATCACCGATGGCATCATCCAAATTGAAAACAGTAATGGTTTGGGGAACTCAAGTGGCAATACCGTTGTGCAGGATGGAGGCACACTTGCTTTGGCAGGTGGCATTTCTGTTCCCGTTGGTGAGCAAATAGATATCGCTGGTGCAGGTGAGGCTGGCCTCGGTGCGATTTCCAATACTTCAGGTAGTAATACGTGGGCTGGTGATGTTGACTTGACTGCTGACTCAACCATTGGAGCCCAGGCTGGCACGCTTACTTTCAATGCGGCGGACGATATTGATGCGGCAGGGTTTGATCTGACTTTCAATACACAAAGCGGATCGACCATCGATGTTGAGCGTCTCATCACCGATAGTGCGGGGACCAGCGACATGATAATCGAAGGCGAGGGCACAACCATTTTTAACGCCAACAACACTTACTCTGGCGAAACCATTGTTAATGGTGGCACGTTACAGATCGAAAATGCAGGCGGTTTGGGTGATACCACTAATGGCACAACCGTAAACGATGGAGGCACGTTGGCATTTGCCAATGGCGTTACCGTTTCTTCTGCTGAAACTTATACCGTGACCGGTAATGGTGCCGCAGGTAAAGCATCTATCTGGAGTGAAAGCGGCAACAACGAAGTTGATGGACAGATTACCATCACGGGTGGCAGTGCGACTTTTGGCGCTGAGGCAGGTTCACGTATTCGTCTTGATGGTGGCATTGCCGGAGCGGATCAGGATGCAATCGTAACAGGTGATGGCACGGTTGTTTGGGCCAACCCGACGAGTTACACAGGAGACACGATAATCAATAGTGGAACTTTACTTTTTGAAGATGGAGACAATCGCATCAATGATGCTTCCGATGTCATTGTGAATGCTGGTGGCCTGCTCGACATGAATGACCGCAGCGATACGGTTGCCTCGGTTTCAGGAGCAGGAAGTATTGATTTGGGAAATGCAACCCTCACGGCGGGTGGTGGCAATGTGGATACAACATTCTCAGGTGATATATCCGGTACCGGTAATTTTACCAAAGCTGGCACGGGAACCACGACCTTCTCCGGTTCCAATACATTCACTGGAGAACTCAGTGTCGATGCTGGCACGGTTGCGATTGGTGCCGATAATGTCTTCTCCGATTCAATGGATCTTCGTCTGGATGGCGGCACTTTTGCAACAGATGGTTTTGCGGATACATTGGATAACCTTATTTTGGATTCCAATTCTATCATCGATTTCATGGGGACAACAGGTGGTTTCCTGACCTTTGATGATATGACTCGCAATGGCGGCACACTCACGGTCGACAATTGGGCAGGCAGTCTTTCAGGCACGGGAAATACTCGTTTGCTTGTGACTGCATCCAGTCTGGGCGGTGACTTGATTAACAACATCGATTTCTCCGGTTATGGCGGTGCCCAGTTGATTAATATCAGTGGCAGCCTCTACGAAGTTGTGCCAACGATTACCGGGTTTGCCATTTGGGATGATGGCGCGGGCAATAACCAATGGGAAAATGCTGCCAACTGGGTTGGTGATGTCGTTCCAACAAATGCCCCTGGCGCCCAGCTTTACTTTGGCGATGATGCAGGAAACTCACAACAAACTGTTGTGCTCAATGGTAACAGTCGGACTGTCGGTAATATGATTATCGATGGAACCGGAAACCGTAATTACCGCTTTCGTGCAAATGGAGGTGCCCAGGATTTGACTTTCGATAATAATGGTTCGCAGGCAACTTTGATTGTTACTGGGACAGAGGCCAACAGCATTGGTTTTAGCAACAATGCGAATCGTCGGATAAACATTGTTATGGATGATGACTTGTTAATTTCCAATAACTCGACTGATGCAACGGGACTGACCTTTGGAACTTCGAATGGTGGTCATACATTTGATACCAATGGAAATGCCCTTACCGTTACTGGTTCGAGCACGACCGTCATCCATAATCAAATTACCGATACTGGCAGTATTACACTCGATGGTCCGGGCACGCTGAATCTGACTGATACGAATAATACATATTCCGGCGGGACAATACTCAATGATGGAACACTGGTTGCGTCGAGTGATGCTGCTTTGGGAACCGGCACCCTGACGATCAATGGCGGGACTCTTAGTGCTGGCAGTGCTGACCGGACTTTAACCAACGCTTACGCAATCAATAATTCGTTTACGGTTGGGGATTTCGATGGCAGCGATCTTGAGCTTTCAGGCAATGGCACTATCGCAGCTGGTGATCAAAGTGTAACGGTTGATACTGGACTTACTTTTACAGTGTCTGGTGACCTGACCGGAGCCGGTGCATTCATAAAAGAAGGCGATGGCACGACCGTCTTCTCTGGAGACAACAGTACTTTTTCCGGTGGCCTCACGGTTAATGACGGCACGGTTCAAACAAATGTCACAACTGCGGTTACGCTTGGTGGAACCCAGGCAAACGAGAACTACCTCGGGTCTGGCGATGTTACCGTCAATTCAGGTGGTACACTTGATATTGATACAACACAGGATGTGGATCTTGTTTCAGGAGCGACCTTTACCAACACCGGTGGTATCGTCACTGTAGATGCTGATACAGATTTTTTCCAGAATGGCACCTTTGACCAGTCAGGTGGCACAACCACGATAAATGTCACGGATGACTACGAAATCGGCTCAGGAGCATCGCTCGCTGTTTCCGGAGGCACGATGACAATTAACGCCGATGACCAGTTTACCACCAGCGGTGGCGGTGGCACTGTTTCGGTTAGTAATGGTGGAACACTCAATGTTGACATATCCACAGTCGGTGGCGCCGAAGATAATTTTTTCCTCAATCAGAACGATACTCTGACTGTCGATGGTAGCGGCACTGCTTTGAACATCACAGGTGAGAGTGATTCGAATATCGATCTGGAAGGCCGAGTCAATATCACCAACAGTGGTGTGGTCGAAGTCTTTGCCGGCGAAACCAATCTTTCGGATACAACAATTCTTGATGGTGGTTCCACGGGAACGGCAGGCACATTGATTGTTCATGGCGACTTGAATGTTCAAACGCCCGGTCTGGCCAACGATCCGAATATTACAATCAATGCCGACAGTGGTGATACCGAAATCGCTGCGATTAGTGGAATCGAATCGATCGAGAACATCGGCACACTGACCAAGACGGGTGTTGGCACGACCACGATCAATTCAAGTGTGAATAATATTCAGGCCGATAACATTCTTATTAACGGAGGCACTTTCCTCAACGGTGCGAGTGACCAGATTGAGAATGAAACGCCGATGGAGTTGGCAGGTGCCGAATGGGCCACTGGTGGTTTTGATGAAGTGCTCGGCACATTGACCTTATCGGATACATCGACCATCGATCTCGGCAATGGTGATAGTGTGGTCAATTTTGCTGATAGTTCAGGACAGGCATGGACGGGAGATACAATCGCTTTTGTTGAAAACTGGACCGGCTCTGCGAGTGGTGGTGGCACGGATCAGCTCATATTTGGCAATAGCAGCAGTGCCCTGACCCAAGGGCAGCTCAATCAGATTGTTTTCGTCAACCCAGCTGGCTTTGCTTCAGGCTGGTACAGTGCTCAGATTCTTTCGACAGGGGAAGTCGTTCCCCTCAATCCCGTTCCAGAGCCATCGACCTACGCATTCGGTGGTGCATTAATTGGTTTACTGGCGTGGATCGAAAGGAAGCGCTTGCGCAGTTACCTCAGTCGGCTAAAGTCGGCTGAATGA
- a CDS encoding SelT/SelW/SelH family protein, with translation MSKIKPTVTICYCPGCNWLLRASWMGQELLSTFSTSLGGVTLIPSDVGGVFEICIDDVIIWERKRDGGFPDAKTLKKRVRDIIEPERDLGHLDA, from the coding sequence ATGAGTAAGATAAAACCGACCGTCACGATCTGTTATTGTCCTGGTTGCAATTGGTTGTTGCGTGCTTCATGGATGGGGCAGGAGCTCCTATCCACTTTTTCTACGAGTCTTGGCGGAGTTACGCTCATACCGAGTGATGTTGGCGGTGTCTTTGAAATTTGCATTGATGACGTAATCATCTGGGAGCGCAAACGAGACGGTGGTTTTCCCGATGCAAAGACGCTCAAAAAACGCGTCCGCGATATCATCGAGCCAGAGCGTGACCTTGGCCATCTGGATGCATAG
- the rsmG gene encoding 16S rRNA (guanine(527)-N(7))-methyltransferase RsmG: MNSELTKWFPDLPGKTSEKLTGYAALMREWNEKINLVSRKDIEAFEVNHLAPCVAITHKLNLMDGARVLDVGTGGGLPGLVMAICYPQARFLLVDSVGKKIRVVDDIAKRLELKNVEARHCRVETINKEFDFITGRAVTALPRFISWIKKKGRKGKKHSLENGLLYWKGGPLDDDLKSLGITPRHVWQLEELLSGGTYPEKYIVHFAAQDLARAKVLIS; the protein is encoded by the coding sequence ATGAATTCAGAACTGACCAAATGGTTTCCCGATCTTCCGGGCAAAACCTCGGAAAAACTAACCGGTTATGCCGCGTTGATGCGTGAGTGGAATGAGAAAATCAACCTCGTCTCCCGTAAAGACATCGAGGCCTTCGAGGTGAACCATCTGGCGCCATGTGTTGCGATTACGCACAAACTCAATTTGATGGACGGAGCACGCGTTCTGGATGTTGGAACCGGTGGTGGCCTGCCAGGGCTTGTTATGGCGATTTGCTATCCGCAAGCACGCTTTCTGCTTGTCGATTCTGTTGGCAAAAAGATTCGTGTGGTTGATGACATCGCGAAACGTCTTGAGCTTAAAAACGTTGAAGCTCGTCATTGTCGTGTTGAGACGATAAACAAGGAGTTCGATTTCATCACTGGCCGCGCAGTGACTGCGCTGCCTCGCTTTATCTCATGGATTAAGAAGAAGGGCCGTAAAGGCAAAAAACACTCCCTTGAAAATGGATTGCTTTATTGGAAGGGTGGACCGTTGGACGACGACTTAAAAAGCCTTGGCATCACGCCACGTCATGTCTGGCAGTTGGAAGAGCTTCTTTCCGGCGGTACCTATCCAGAGAAATACATTGTGCATTTTGCCGCTCAGGATCTGGCCAGAGCAAAAGTATTGATCTCTTAG
- a CDS encoding MFS transporter has product MSHQTPKVLQPDFPFSPRNSPVFYGWIIVGASVLGVSSSIPGQTAGVGPFTEQLLTHLDLSRIGLSGAYMVGTIGGGLLLPKIGGYFDRFGARPLGVISQVAFGLALFYMASCDRLYDALNPSDNPKPWLAFVLIAFGFFLIRFIGQGVITLIARALIGKWFNRKRGLASAVSGSFASVCFASSPLLLYELVEIVGWRGAWVACGLYMLFFMTTASWLLYRDNPEECGLQMDGEDLPDTPEGPGDPEFTIHHEFTDREAIRTFSFWVFTLTFCLNGIYATAFSFHAVDVARESGLSADNFFKLFLVMTLVNIPTGFLIGWLTSKTRLKHSLSIMTITMAISAAGLISLPSTLGIAAFVIGGGVSWACFGTLMAVAYPRFFGRRHLGKISGWAMLALVMASAVAPIIWSLSQEITGAYAPATWAFIVSCVILLIASFKADNPQRKLSPKEVGS; this is encoded by the coding sequence ATGTCACATCAAACACCGAAAGTACTACAGCCTGACTTTCCATTTTCGCCACGGAATTCTCCGGTGTTTTATGGCTGGATTATCGTCGGAGCATCGGTGCTTGGAGTCAGCAGCAGCATTCCCGGACAAACCGCTGGCGTTGGCCCGTTCACGGAACAACTGCTAACGCATCTGGACCTTTCGCGGATCGGCTTGTCCGGCGCATACATGGTCGGAACGATTGGAGGTGGTTTGCTTCTACCTAAAATCGGTGGCTATTTTGACCGTTTCGGAGCAAGGCCACTTGGTGTCATCAGTCAGGTGGCTTTTGGGCTGGCACTGTTCTACATGGCATCATGCGATCGATTGTACGATGCGTTAAATCCATCCGATAATCCCAAACCCTGGCTGGCATTTGTCCTGATTGCATTCGGTTTTTTTCTAATCCGTTTCATCGGACAAGGCGTCATCACTTTAATTGCGCGTGCACTCATTGGTAAATGGTTTAATCGAAAACGTGGACTGGCAAGTGCAGTCAGCGGCAGCTTTGCATCAGTCTGCTTTGCGAGTTCACCTCTGCTTCTATATGAGCTTGTAGAAATCGTAGGCTGGCGTGGAGCTTGGGTAGCCTGTGGTCTCTACATGTTGTTTTTCATGACGACAGCCAGTTGGCTATTGTATCGGGATAATCCAGAGGAGTGTGGCTTGCAAATGGATGGTGAAGATCTGCCAGATACACCTGAAGGCCCAGGAGATCCGGAATTCACAATCCATCATGAGTTCACGGATCGTGAAGCTATCCGAACGTTTTCATTCTGGGTCTTCACCCTCACCTTCTGCCTGAACGGGATATATGCAACAGCCTTCAGTTTTCACGCCGTCGATGTTGCCCGTGAATCCGGTCTATCAGCAGATAACTTCTTCAAACTTTTCCTCGTCATGACCCTCGTGAATATCCCAACTGGCTTTTTGATCGGCTGGCTGACGAGCAAGACACGACTCAAGCATTCCCTGAGTATCATGACCATTACCATGGCGATCAGTGCAGCCGGCTTAATCTCGCTGCCATCGACTCTGGGGATTGCCGCATTCGTCATAGGTGGTGGGGTTTCCTGGGCTTGCTTTGGCACGCTCATGGCCGTTGCTTATCCCCGCTTTTTCGGCAGAAGACATTTAGGTAAAATCAGTGGCTGGGCCATGCTGGCATTAGTCATGGCAAGCGCAGTTGCTCCCATCATCTGGAGTCTTTCCCAAGAGATAACCGGTGCCTACGCTCCCGCAACCTGGGCCTTCATTGTTAGTTGTGTCATTTTATTAATCGCTTCATTCAAAGCAGATAATCCACAGAGAAAGCTCTCACCGAAAGAGGTTGGTTCATAA
- the argA gene encoding amino-acid N-acetyltransferase: MSNEHAERLHPVDLRGILHYVPQFRDQTFVIAVDGSVAAHENFQNIITDIAVLKSLAVRVVLVHGIGKQIKMIAEETTTPISDAYGSGPTDETTLKLALRAAGEVGHRIVGELQQNGLTSVEAGLARAVPMGIVDGVDHQHTGKLDKVDLALLERLMERDTIPVFGPVLFGRDGESLRVNSDLLAADLAARLDASKLIFLTPHPGLMAGGETYRNIPMEDLGALLKRHENGIDERVLSKARYAYNALEKGVTRAHILDGRVDGCLLIEVFDKVGLGTMIHANEYQQIRAAKKRDIEALHGIIRNAARSDALRYRTREALEHHIENFFVYEVDESLIGCTSISDLDDGSTAELGAVLVQPFYQGKGVGKKLVEYALKTAAKKDFKRVIALSTQTATFFTDVCGFKIGTTDDLPEAKKADHASNGRQSKVLIKEL; encoded by the coding sequence ATGTCAAATGAACATGCAGAGCGACTCCACCCGGTGGACCTCCGGGGCATCTTACACTATGTCCCGCAATTCCGCGATCAGACCTTTGTCATCGCGGTGGACGGGAGTGTAGCTGCGCATGAGAACTTTCAGAACATCATCACGGACATTGCGGTATTGAAGAGCCTGGCAGTGCGCGTGGTGCTGGTTCATGGCATCGGCAAACAGATCAAAATGATTGCCGAAGAAACCACGACGCCCATCAGCGACGCCTATGGTTCTGGCCCAACCGATGAAACTACTCTGAAACTCGCTTTGCGAGCGGCAGGTGAAGTTGGCCATCGCATTGTGGGCGAACTACAACAAAACGGCCTGACATCGGTCGAGGCTGGATTGGCCCGCGCTGTGCCGATGGGGATCGTTGACGGAGTGGACCACCAACACACAGGCAAGCTCGACAAGGTAGACCTCGCGTTGCTTGAACGCCTGATGGAACGTGACACGATTCCCGTTTTCGGGCCTGTGCTCTTTGGACGCGATGGCGAAAGCCTGCGTGTCAATAGTGACCTCCTTGCGGCAGATCTGGCTGCACGACTGGATGCCTCAAAGCTTATTTTTCTGACTCCGCATCCCGGCCTGATGGCTGGCGGAGAAACGTATCGCAATATCCCAATGGAGGACCTTGGGGCTCTGCTCAAGCGACACGAAAACGGCATCGACGAACGTGTTTTGTCCAAAGCACGTTACGCCTACAATGCACTTGAGAAAGGTGTCACCCGGGCACACATTCTCGATGGCCGAGTCGATGGCTGCCTCCTGATCGAGGTCTTCGACAAGGTCGGCCTTGGTACGATGATTCACGCCAACGAGTATCAGCAAATACGCGCAGCGAAGAAACGGGATATCGAGGCTTTGCATGGCATTATTCGCAATGCCGCTCGCTCCGATGCCCTGCGCTACCGGACACGTGAGGCGTTGGAACACCACATCGAAAACTTCTTTGTCTATGAAGTGGATGAAAGCCTGATCGGTTGCACCAGCATCTCTGATCTTGATGACGGATCGACCGCCGAGCTGGGCGCTGTACTTGTCCAACCTTTTTACCAAGGCAAAGGTGTGGGCAAAAAGCTGGTCGAATACGCCCTGAAAACTGCAGCTAAAAAAGATTTCAAACGCGTCATCGCACTCAGCACTCAAACCGCAACTTTTTTCACCGATGTCTGTGGTTTCAAAATCGGCACCACCGATGACTTACCTGAAGCTAAAAAAGCCGACCATGCCTCCAATGGACGTCAATCCAAGGTTTTGATCAAAGAGCTATAG
- the xerD gene encoding site-specific tyrosine recombinase XerD, which yields MPAPIPKSLSLEIDDFIAFLELERGLSKNTYDSYRSDIEQFAAFLCEKKITDWTKVQGAEAAEWLVEMTDGGFSQKSQARKLSALRMFARYLVKESVRKDDFSDLVVGPKLRRSLPHVLEIQEVGRLLEAPDEATPQGLRDRAMLELMYSSGLRVSELCGLLLQSVDLENGIVRVFGKGSKERVVPLGQAATDALERYLDSGRPKLVKPRTGSDLFLSQWGRAISRKTFWVLIKQHTATAGIEKPVKPHTLRHSFATHLLQGGADLRAIQEMLGHADIATTQIYAGVKGHTLLEEHASFHPRKDQVKN from the coding sequence ATGCCTGCACCGATTCCAAAGAGCTTGAGTCTTGAGATTGACGATTTTATCGCCTTTCTTGAGCTGGAGCGCGGGCTTTCAAAGAATACTTATGATTCTTATCGAAGCGATATCGAACAGTTCGCCGCCTTTCTTTGTGAAAAGAAAATTACCGACTGGACCAAGGTTCAAGGAGCAGAGGCGGCCGAATGGCTGGTCGAGATGACAGATGGTGGCTTTTCACAGAAGTCACAGGCGCGTAAGCTTTCGGCCTTGAGGATGTTTGCCCGCTATCTGGTGAAAGAGAGTGTTCGAAAAGATGATTTTTCCGATCTCGTCGTTGGCCCAAAACTGCGCCGCTCATTACCCCACGTATTGGAAATTCAGGAAGTTGGTCGCTTGCTGGAGGCACCCGATGAAGCCACGCCTCAGGGATTGCGTGACCGGGCCATGCTTGAGCTGATGTATTCCAGTGGCTTGCGTGTGTCTGAGTTGTGCGGACTGCTGCTCCAAAGCGTTGATCTGGAAAACGGCATCGTGCGTGTGTTTGGCAAAGGCTCCAAGGAGCGCGTGGTGCCACTTGGGCAGGCGGCGACTGACGCCTTGGAACGTTATCTGGACAGTGGCCGACCGAAATTAGTGAAGCCCAGAACTGGCAGTGACCTTTTTCTAAGTCAGTGGGGGAGGGCGATTTCGCGAAAGACTTTTTGGGTGCTGATTAAACAGCATACTGCAACTGCGGGAATTGAAAAACCAGTCAAGCCCCATACGCTCAGGCATTCCTTCGCAACCCATCTTTTGCAGGGTGGGGCAGACTTGCGTGCGATCCAGGAAATGCTTGGCCATGCTGATATTGCGACCACTCAAATATACGCCGGAGTCAAAGGACATACGCTACTGGAAGAGCACGCTTCATTTCACCCACGCAAGGATCAGGTGAAAAACTAG
- a CDS encoding rhodanese-like domain-containing protein — MNSIIAKMLILLLLPVVPAALNTWLNPDMPPWTETSLEEDEVNLSMVEAWPEQPLWIDARSTEAFEADHISGAVNLNLDHFEDQMIAFLDVWQPNQQIVIYCDSRQCGASKEVAQRLRDDMGIDNIYVLKGGWQEWLDSKQ, encoded by the coding sequence ATGAATTCCATAATCGCAAAAATGTTAATCCTGCTTTTGCTGCCTGTGGTTCCGGCGGCCTTGAATACATGGTTGAATCCCGATATGCCTCCCTGGACGGAGACAAGCCTTGAGGAAGATGAAGTGAATCTCTCAATGGTTGAAGCATGGCCAGAGCAACCGCTTTGGATTGATGCGCGTTCAACAGAAGCGTTTGAAGCGGATCATATTTCGGGAGCGGTTAATTTAAACCTGGATCATTTTGAAGACCAGATGATTGCTTTCCTCGATGTTTGGCAACCGAATCAACAGATCGTCATTTACTGTGACAGTCGTCAGTGCGGTGCCAGCAAAGAAGTTGCTCAACGCCTGCGTGACGACATGGGTATCGACAACATTTATGTGCTGAAAGGAGGCTGGCAGGAATGGCTGGATTCCAAACAGTAA
- a CDS encoding MauE/DoxX family redox-associated membrane protein: MAGFQTVTLWSLRIVMAGLFLYAGAIKVMSPGAFLADIESYRILPYQPSLIVALYLPFLEIALAIALLIPRWSRPSALILSAMLFVFLVAIISAWMRGLDISCGCFGKQEVNTNYPWLVIRDLLMLGASVWISIRSGLKDTPNVVLKE; encoded by the coding sequence ATGGCTGGATTCCAAACAGTAACCCTCTGGAGCCTGCGTATCGTGATGGCAGGCCTTTTCCTCTACGCCGGTGCCATCAAGGTGATGAGCCCTGGTGCTTTTTTAGCTGACATCGAGAGTTATCGTATTCTTCCGTATCAGCCCTCGCTCATCGTCGCACTCTATCTTCCGTTTCTCGAAATCGCTTTGGCTATTGCTTTGTTGATCCCACGATGGAGCCGTCCCTCAGCACTGATCTTGAGTGCAATGCTGTTTGTTTTCCTCGTTGCCATTATTTCCGCCTGGATGCGCGGGTTGGACATCTCCTGCGGCTGCTTCGGTAAACAGGAAGTTAATACAAATTACCCCTGGCTGGTGATCCGGGATTTGCTGATGCTGGGGGCGTCGGTATGGATTTCAATTCGTAGTGGTTTGAAGGATACTCCCAATGTTGTCCTTAAAGAGTAA